A region from the Streptomyces lydicus genome encodes:
- a CDS encoding cytochrome P450, with translation MSLATMSAQITDFAHRADPYPLYAALRESPVTRQDDGSYLVSTYYEVRSLANDPRLSNDLRNRPPGAGGPAVAEEDTSLPPSFIFHDPPEHERLRNTAMRQFGPPHSPRFLYDMQDDIAKIVADLLDGLEGKTEVDVVDDFAYPLPVTAICKILGVPHEDEPLFHGWADTVASGLDPSQGQEKARQARVELGAYLSDLIDTKRRHPGNGILGPLARETGAGGSMSKAELVATSILLLIAGHETTVNLISNTTLTLLRHPDVLNRFQSEPGLVVPLIEEVLRYEPPVQFIPFTLALSDIDIAGTTIPKGSQVWLLLASANRDPRRFADPDRFDPDREDNQHLGFYTGIHYCFGAPLARMEAQLALPRLFRRLENPRLLADPPPYRVNPVLRGPRHLPLAVDGLAA, from the coding sequence ATGTCTCTCGCCACCATGTCCGCGCAGATCACCGACTTCGCGCATCGCGCCGATCCGTACCCGCTCTACGCCGCACTGCGCGAGTCGCCGGTCACGCGTCAGGACGACGGCTCCTACCTGGTCAGCACGTACTACGAGGTGCGGAGCCTGGCGAACGACCCGCGGCTCAGCAACGACCTGCGCAACCGGCCACCCGGTGCCGGCGGCCCCGCCGTGGCCGAAGAGGACACCAGCCTGCCGCCCAGCTTCATCTTCCACGACCCGCCGGAGCACGAACGGCTGCGCAACACGGCGATGCGGCAGTTCGGCCCCCCGCACAGCCCCAGGTTCCTCTACGACATGCAGGATGACATCGCCAAGATCGTCGCCGACCTGCTGGACGGGCTCGAAGGCAAAACCGAGGTCGACGTCGTCGACGACTTCGCCTACCCCCTTCCCGTCACGGCCATCTGCAAGATCCTCGGCGTGCCACATGAGGACGAACCGCTCTTCCACGGCTGGGCCGACACCGTGGCGTCCGGTCTCGATCCCAGCCAGGGGCAGGAAAAGGCGCGCCAGGCACGCGTCGAGCTCGGCGCCTACCTGTCCGACCTCATCGACACCAAGCGCCGGCACCCCGGCAACGGGATCCTCGGCCCCCTCGCCCGCGAAACCGGTGCCGGCGGGAGCATGTCGAAGGCAGAGCTGGTGGCCACCTCGATACTGCTCCTGATCGCGGGCCACGAGACCACCGTCAACCTCATCAGCAACACGACGCTCACGCTGCTGCGCCACCCCGACGTCCTCAATCGGTTCCAGAGCGAACCGGGTCTGGTCGTCCCGCTCATCGAGGAAGTGCTGCGGTACGAACCGCCGGTTCAGTTCATCCCGTTCACCCTCGCCCTGTCCGACATCGACATCGCCGGCACCACCATCCCCAAGGGCTCACAGGTGTGGCTTCTGCTGGCCTCGGCCAACCGTGACCCCAGGCGCTTCGCGGACCCCGACCGGTTCGATCCTGACCGCGAGGACAACCAGCACCTCGGGTTCTACACAGGCATCCACTACTGCTTCGGCGCCCCGCTGGCCCGGATGGAGGCGCAGCTCGCCCTGCCCAGGCTCTTCCGACGACTCGAGAACCCGCGGCTGCTGGCGGACCCGCCGCCCTACCGCGTCAACCCCGTCCTGCGTGGCCCCCGCCATCTTCCCCTGGCGGTCGACGGCCTTGCCGCCTGA
- a CDS encoding NAD(P)H-dependent flavin oxidoreductase — translation MLQTRFTEMFGLAYPVMSAPMALHSGGTLAAAVSVAGGLGCFGGTHPWKGPDWIRAEIATIRAATDRPFAVGFITPLLPLTEPLFDATLEQRPDVVALSFADPQPWLARAKEAGARVMCQVQNYADAEAAVAAGADVLVAQGNEAGGHTGTMGLLPFLAQIVRRYPDVPVLAAGGIGDGRTLAAVLTAGADGAWLGTAFLATPEAVEVHDVQKRLIVESDGGDTVWTQAYDIVSGLPWPATIGERVRRNRFTDEWSERASTLRERAEEFRSEESAHPFGAPPDPDTSEIIYGQSAAFVDGVRPAADVVRAVCDEAEGVLDSRPRSLLGRPTT, via the coding sequence ATGTTGCAGACGAGATTCACCGAGATGTTCGGTCTTGCGTATCCGGTGATGTCGGCTCCGATGGCCCTGCACAGTGGCGGGACACTCGCTGCCGCGGTCTCCGTCGCCGGCGGGCTCGGCTGTTTCGGGGGTACGCACCCCTGGAAGGGGCCCGACTGGATCCGCGCGGAGATCGCGACGATCCGTGCCGCGACGGACCGGCCGTTCGCCGTCGGGTTCATCACGCCGCTCCTTCCGCTCACCGAGCCGCTGTTCGACGCCACCTTGGAGCAGCGGCCGGACGTCGTCGCCTTGTCGTTCGCCGACCCGCAGCCGTGGCTTGCCCGGGCCAAGGAGGCGGGAGCCCGGGTGATGTGCCAAGTCCAGAACTACGCGGACGCCGAGGCGGCCGTCGCCGCAGGGGCCGATGTCCTCGTGGCACAGGGCAACGAGGCCGGCGGTCACACCGGGACGATGGGCCTGCTGCCCTTCCTCGCCCAGATCGTGCGCAGGTACCCGGATGTCCCGGTGCTGGCCGCGGGTGGCATCGGCGACGGACGGACGCTCGCCGCCGTCCTCACCGCCGGTGCGGACGGTGCCTGGCTGGGTACGGCGTTCCTCGCCACTCCTGAGGCGGTCGAGGTGCACGACGTCCAGAAGCGTCTGATCGTCGAGAGCGACGGCGGCGACACCGTGTGGACACAGGCCTACGACATCGTTTCGGGACTGCCGTGGCCCGCAACCATCGGCGAACGCGTCCGCCGCAACCGGTTCACCGACGAGTGGTCGGAGCGCGCATCAACGCTGCGGGAGCGCGCGGAGGAATTCCGGTCCGAGGAAAGCGCCCATCCCTTCGGTGCCCCGCCGGACCCCGACACGAGCGAAATCATCTACGGCCAGTCGGCGGCCTTCGTCGACGGCGTGCGCCCGGCCGCCGACGTGGTCCGCGCGGTCTGCGACGAGGCCGAGGGGGTTCTGGACTCACGGCCGCGCTCGCTACTCGGCCGACCGACCACCTGA
- a CDS encoding SagB family peptide dehydrogenase, which produces MRSTTDDRLRDSAGLRFWWRTFEGVQDLFAEGHGEEGGPDDPLPVKTYRGLPRHALPEPARRLGDARWSFAAFRDAHPQGAPALDVLDRRALSALLYWTYGVGRIELGPHAVWPYHRMVASARCFHPVELYVWLARPSGDLPAGCYHYHPAHHAVTLLREGGVPEAVRIGAGVRAEAGLLVASAWFRKTAFRYRDYAYRLCAQEAGMTVGNALLAGAALGLRARVHHRFDDAVVNRALGLDGREETAFAVLDLAPAGKAAPLPAGSPQRSFSADELPEIRPIHVQTDRTADGAWSGLTALDLAARLTGPGTPVAPDDFRLPVEASARDGVLELAAPEPGAGGVDLAAALRARDSGGRMFLPDARPVAFARLAPVLRYALEPVSSDHTEAPCRPLVEAYVLMLGTDGASPGLYRLNASTRPPALARLPARDWRGVVGMLCDRTPAVNAAKAAAVVFLTADRVAGERWFGARGYRLLHQEAGIVAQRVSVLAAAAGLSARITNGYHDGMVRDLIGLDAAQVPVFTLIVGRRRPTAQYEPELIW; this is translated from the coding sequence ATGCGTAGCACCACCGACGACAGACTGCGGGACTCCGCCGGCCTGCGGTTCTGGTGGCGGACCTTCGAGGGTGTCCAGGACCTCTTCGCCGAGGGTCATGGCGAGGAGGGCGGCCCGGACGACCCGCTGCCGGTCAAGACGTACCGCGGGCTGCCCCGTCACGCCCTTCCCGAGCCGGCGCGGCGGCTCGGGGACGCGCGCTGGTCCTTCGCCGCGTTCCGTGACGCCCACCCGCAGGGTGCGCCCGCGCTCGACGTCCTGGACCGTCGCGCGCTGTCCGCGCTGCTGTACTGGACGTACGGGGTCGGCCGGATCGAACTGGGTCCGCATGCCGTGTGGCCCTACCACCGGATGGTCGCCTCCGCGCGTTGCTTCCACCCCGTGGAGCTGTATGTGTGGCTGGCACGGCCGTCGGGTGACCTGCCCGCCGGGTGCTACCACTACCACCCGGCGCACCACGCCGTGACACTCCTGCGCGAGGGCGGTGTGCCGGAGGCGGTGCGTATCGGCGCGGGGGTGCGCGCGGAGGCCGGACTCCTGGTGGCCTCCGCCTGGTTCCGCAAGACCGCGTTCCGCTACCGGGACTACGCGTACCGGCTGTGTGCGCAGGAAGCGGGGATGACGGTCGGGAACGCGCTGCTGGCCGGTGCCGCGCTCGGGCTCCGCGCGAGGGTGCACCATCGCTTCGACGACGCGGTGGTCAACCGTGCACTGGGGCTCGACGGGAGGGAGGAGACGGCGTTCGCCGTGCTCGACCTGGCCCCCGCCGGGAAGGCCGCGCCGCTGCCTGCCGGATCTCCTCAACGGTCGTTCTCTGCAGACGAATTGCCGGAAATTCGTCCTATTCATGTGCAGACCGACCGCACGGCCGACGGTGCATGGTCCGGCCTGACCGCGCTCGATCTCGCCGCCCGGCTCACGGGTCCCGGTACGCCCGTCGCCCCTGACGACTTTCGCCTGCCCGTCGAGGCGTCGGCCCGGGACGGCGTCCTGGAGCTCGCGGCGCCGGAGCCGGGAGCCGGTGGCGTGGACCTGGCCGCCGCGCTGCGGGCGCGGGACTCGGGCGGGCGGATGTTCCTCCCGGACGCCCGGCCCGTGGCCTTCGCACGGCTGGCGCCGGTCCTGCGGTACGCCCTGGAGCCCGTCTCGTCCGACCATACCGAGGCACCGTGCCGCCCCCTCGTGGAGGCCTATGTCCTCATGCTGGGCACGGACGGAGCCTCCCCCGGGCTGTACCGGCTGAACGCCTCCACGAGGCCGCCGGCGCTGGCGCGGCTGCCGGCGCGGGACTGGCGCGGGGTGGTCGGCATGCTGTGCGACCGGACTCCGGCGGTGAACGCGGCAAAGGCCGCCGCCGTCGTGTTCCTCACCGCCGACCGGGTGGCCGGGGAACGGTGGTTCGGGGCCCGTGGTTACCGCCTGCTGCACCAGGAGGCGGGGATCGTCGCCCAGCGGGTCAGCGTGCTCGCCGCCGCGGCCGGGCTGTCCGCACGGATCACCAACGGCTACCACGACGGGATGGTCAGGGACCTGATCGGCCTGGACGCCGCGCAGGTGCCGGTGTTCACGCTCATTGTGGGCCGCCGTCGGCCCACCGCCCAATACGAGCCGGAGCTGATCTGGTGA
- a CDS encoding TOMM precursor leader peptide-binding protein, producing MTDAATAARTGRLAETLHPARTADPATAPAAPVAPAAPVAVLGKGVLASSIRAALARTHPLVAEEDPACAAVVTAEDRWVTATEPPRPDVPWLPVRVELGLLVVGPTTVPGRAGCARCARTRRRRALGKDSPRAALLERHGDRLAGRASPVLTTWACETTAALVTDELSATAGRLTDSALAFLSLTTMAIDVHRFLPDPACSWCGGLPADRPPDLMGLPRPKPRPDIPRVRDLRAGWEELVARYVDGRTGLIRQLDVRTDYPYPMVSAPLHLPGGEQEAGFGRDLDYAACARTALAEALERLGGARPGGRRTTVRSGYAEIADRALCPLDLGLYPPERYAEPDFPYPPYAPDLELNWVWGHSFARDAPVLVPEDYAYYRTRHGNPAARPLAYEVSNGCALGGCLEEAALHGLVELAERDAFLLTWYARLPVPRVDLRTVSDPRVGALAERIRQDSGHRVLAFATTPEHGIPTAWVMAVGPRGPGRPDEPAAVCAAGAHFDPECALRNGLLELAANLGWNRAAFRAERDRIAAMVDEPDLVREMRDHALLYCHPAAFDRFAFLLGDDGDWDRGGLPVEEAFARATCRPRGADIRDDLAEAVARFTDRGSDVVVVDQTTDEHRAGGLACAKVIVPGLLPMTFGHRMRRTHGLPRLLDLPSELGYRRAPLAEEEINPHPHPFP from the coding sequence TTGACCGACGCAGCGACAGCCGCCCGCACCGGACGGCTCGCCGAGACCCTCCACCCGGCCCGCACCGCCGACCCCGCGACGGCCCCCGCGGCCCCCGTCGCTCCCGCCGCCCCCGTCGCCGTCCTCGGCAAGGGCGTCCTCGCCTCCTCGATCCGTGCCGCCCTGGCCCGTACGCACCCGCTGGTGGCGGAGGAGGACCCGGCGTGTGCCGCGGTCGTCACGGCCGAGGACCGCTGGGTGACCGCGACCGAGCCGCCGCGCCCCGACGTGCCCTGGCTGCCGGTACGGGTCGAGCTCGGCCTGCTCGTGGTCGGCCCGACCACCGTCCCGGGGCGGGCCGGCTGCGCCCGGTGTGCCCGGACGCGCCGGCGGCGGGCTCTCGGCAAGGACAGTCCCCGTGCGGCTCTCCTGGAGCGGCACGGCGACCGGCTCGCCGGCCGTGCGTCGCCGGTCCTGACCACCTGGGCGTGCGAAACGACCGCCGCACTCGTCACGGACGAACTGAGCGCCACCGCCGGGCGGTTGACCGACAGCGCCCTCGCCTTCCTGTCATTGACCACCATGGCCATCGATGTGCACCGCTTCCTGCCCGACCCGGCATGCAGCTGGTGCGGCGGGCTCCCGGCGGACCGGCCGCCCGACCTCATGGGGCTGCCCCGGCCCAAGCCCCGGCCGGACATCCCGCGCGTGCGCGATCTGCGAGCGGGCTGGGAGGAGCTGGTCGCCCGGTACGTCGACGGGCGCACGGGACTGATCCGGCAGCTCGATGTGCGGACCGACTACCCGTACCCCATGGTCTCCGCCCCGCTGCACCTGCCCGGCGGGGAGCAGGAGGCCGGGTTCGGCCGCGACCTCGACTATGCGGCGTGCGCCCGCACCGCGCTCGCCGAAGCCCTGGAACGGCTGGGCGGGGCCCGTCCCGGCGGGCGCCGGACGACGGTGCGGTCCGGCTACGCGGAGATCGCCGACCGGGCGCTGTGCCCCCTCGACCTGGGCCTGTACCCGCCCGAGCGCTACGCCGAGCCGGACTTCCCCTATCCGCCGTACGCCCCGGACCTGGAGCTCAACTGGGTCTGGGGGCACTCCTTCGCCCGGGACGCCCCCGTTCTGGTTCCGGAGGACTACGCGTACTACCGCACCCGGCACGGCAACCCGGCGGCGCGGCCCCTGGCGTACGAGGTGTCCAACGGGTGCGCGCTGGGCGGCTGCCTGGAGGAGGCGGCGCTGCACGGGCTGGTCGAACTCGCCGAGCGGGACGCGTTCCTGCTGACCTGGTACGCCCGCCTCCCGGTGCCGCGGGTCGACCTGCGGACGGTGTCCGACCCCCGTGTCGGCGCGCTCGCCGAGCGCATCCGGCAGGACAGCGGCCACCGGGTGCTGGCCTTCGCCACCACCCCGGAGCACGGCATCCCCACGGCATGGGTGATGGCGGTGGGTCCGAGGGGACCGGGCCGGCCCGACGAGCCCGCCGCGGTCTGCGCCGCAGGGGCGCACTTCGACCCCGAATGCGCCCTGCGGAACGGCCTGTTGGAGCTCGCGGCGAACCTGGGGTGGAACCGGGCGGCCTTCCGTGCGGAGCGGGACCGTATCGCGGCGATGGTCGACGAGCCGGATCTGGTGCGCGAGATGCGGGATCATGCGCTGCTGTACTGCCACCCGGCCGCGTTCGACCGGTTCGCCTTTCTGCTCGGCGACGACGGCGACTGGGACAGGGGCGGTCTGCCCGTCGAGGAGGCGTTCGCACGGGCCACCTGCCGGCCGCGCGGCGCGGACATCCGCGACGACCTGGCCGAGGCGGTGGCCCGGTTCACCGACCGGGGCTCGGACGTCGTCGTGGTCGACCAGACCACGGACGAGCACCGTGCGGGCGGGCTGGCCTGCGCGAAGGTGATCGTGCCGGGGCTGCTGCCGATGACGTTCGGGCACCGGATGCGCCGCACGCACGGGCTGCCCCGGCTGCTGGATCTCCCGTCCGAACTCGGGTACCGCAGGGCGCCGTTGGCCGAGGAGGAGATCAACCCTCATCCGCACCCGTTCCCGTGA
- a CDS encoding lantibiotic dehydratase, with product MTEDFTTPDTFGVRIGGLPAPTLDDMRSPELWRQAEAVRERERQLDRRASALSDMLYEEIGRAGSGKPLLVAVRRALHNRRPLAERHWNDEVRALLPRAVVDEVDGWVRLRAGHEESVARLDDLIGHHLRTQQVLLRKAASDPVLQHGLVLSSPVLLAEVRKWLARPDERAPERSLAQRLAKYLARVTMKTSPFSTFTASGLGTWNGGAGDRASTGPGVHSVAELNVWVVQQIVRALGSRPELAGRARLRLNPSAQLTEDHWEFLGTDAEEPLRTLPAATAVRECVAVVREGRPTREEAARIVADRTGSDQATAYLARLEELGLLEAERPFADQSLDHVAEVRSWLAGATDDGLIGIEREFAVIADTLATYPRLSDPAQRVRATSAVEAALRRIRDLAGPDRISLPAKNSVIENALVAAPYPGPDRRAWGPVLRDLDAVRQCYAVLDPGLPGRVALADLFAERVGPGEAVPFLTFHRLVQTWLRDDPALPALLSVAVHGYGPMYRHRLPRLGELAALRDELCEVVRAAPAEAQGIVRVAPERLLSVVERRPAWMRAPDSVTYYGQPLGTGSAPGFVVNAVNSGHGRGRDRIRRLLTQAEIEAVRDTAVDTAPPPPGLVPADTCRHFGSNVGLRASAVAAEIEYPGGLSLRPSEHRIRLGDLFVRHDPGPGLLTLHTRGRDGEVRPVHPNLIAELWLPPALRLLLQTFGATSNLLIPGRRIFGDPSLSEVREVLAEPRVVVGRTTVSRRQWVLPPGAVPRREKGESDRSLLLRLVGWLAEHGMPQRCFVRALDPQSVISGEVWRVKSRKPLYVDFANLLLVGVFERLLAAGAGQVVFLQEALPGPCEMPDHDGSGPRVTEFLVEINEGRTR from the coding sequence ATGACAGAGGACTTCACCACCCCGGACACCTTCGGCGTACGGATCGGCGGACTGCCCGCACCCACGCTGGACGACATGCGCTCGCCGGAGCTGTGGCGCCAGGCCGAGGCCGTACGCGAGCGGGAGCGCCAACTCGACCGCCGCGCATCGGCGTTGTCCGACATGCTCTACGAGGAGATCGGGCGGGCCGGTTCCGGCAAGCCACTTCTGGTGGCCGTGCGGAGGGCCCTTCACAATCGCCGCCCGCTCGCCGAGCGCCACTGGAACGACGAGGTGCGCGCACTGCTCCCCCGGGCCGTCGTCGACGAGGTGGACGGCTGGGTGCGGCTGCGGGCCGGCCATGAGGAGTCGGTGGCCCGGCTGGACGACCTGATCGGTCACCATCTGCGCACCCAGCAGGTGCTGCTGCGCAAGGCGGCCTCCGATCCCGTCCTCCAGCACGGGCTCGTCCTGAGCAGTCCGGTGCTCCTCGCCGAGGTGCGCAAGTGGCTCGCGCGCCCCGACGAACGGGCACCGGAGCGCTCGCTGGCGCAGCGGCTCGCCAAGTACCTGGCGCGGGTGACCATGAAGACCAGCCCGTTCAGCACGTTCACCGCCAGTGGCCTGGGGACGTGGAACGGGGGTGCCGGAGACCGGGCGTCCACCGGCCCTGGGGTGCACTCGGTCGCCGAGCTGAACGTATGGGTCGTCCAGCAGATCGTCCGCGCGCTCGGCAGCCGTCCCGAGCTCGCCGGGCGCGCTCGGCTGCGCCTCAACCCGAGCGCCCAACTCACCGAAGACCACTGGGAGTTCCTGGGGACGGACGCCGAGGAGCCGCTGCGCACCCTGCCCGCGGCGACCGCGGTGCGGGAGTGTGTGGCGGTGGTGCGGGAGGGCCGCCCCACGCGCGAGGAGGCGGCCCGGATCGTCGCGGACCGCACCGGGAGTGACCAGGCCACGGCATACCTGGCGCGCCTGGAGGAGCTGGGACTGCTGGAGGCCGAGCGGCCCTTCGCCGACCAGAGCCTCGACCATGTCGCCGAGGTGCGCTCCTGGCTCGCCGGGGCGACGGATGACGGGCTCATCGGGATCGAGCGGGAATTCGCGGTCATCGCCGACACTCTGGCCACCTATCCCCGCCTGTCCGATCCGGCGCAGCGGGTGCGTGCCACCAGTGCGGTGGAGGCAGCCCTGCGACGGATCAGGGACCTGGCCGGCCCGGACCGGATCAGCCTGCCCGCCAAGAACAGCGTCATCGAGAACGCCCTGGTGGCGGCGCCCTACCCCGGTCCGGACCGCCGCGCCTGGGGACCGGTCCTGCGAGATCTGGATGCCGTACGGCAGTGCTACGCCGTGCTCGACCCCGGCCTGCCCGGACGGGTCGCGCTCGCCGATCTGTTCGCCGAGCGCGTCGGCCCCGGCGAGGCGGTGCCGTTCCTCACCTTCCACCGGCTGGTGCAGACCTGGCTGCGCGACGACCCCGCGCTGCCCGCCCTGCTCTCGGTCGCCGTGCACGGCTATGGGCCGATGTACCGGCACCGGCTGCCCCGGCTGGGCGAACTGGCCGCGCTGCGGGACGAACTGTGCGAGGTGGTCCGCGCGGCTCCGGCCGAGGCGCAGGGCATCGTCCGGGTCGCCCCCGAGCGGCTGCTCTCGGTGGTGGAGCGCCGGCCCGCATGGATGCGGGCGCCGGACTCCGTGACCTACTACGGCCAGCCGCTCGGCACCGGCTCCGCGCCCGGGTTCGTGGTCAATGCCGTCAACTCCGGGCACGGCCGGGGACGCGACCGCATCCGGCGGCTCCTGACCCAGGCGGAGATCGAGGCGGTACGGGACACGGCCGTGGACACCGCTCCCCCGCCCCCGGGCCTCGTCCCTGCGGACACCTGCCGTCACTTCGGCAGCAACGTCGGGCTGCGGGCGTCCGCCGTCGCCGCGGAGATCGAGTACCCCGGAGGGCTGAGCCTGCGGCCTTCCGAGCACCGTATCCGCCTGGGCGACCTGTTCGTCCGGCACGACCCCGGCCCCGGCCTGCTCACCCTGCACACGCGGGGGCGCGACGGCGAGGTACGGCCCGTCCACCCCAACCTGATCGCGGAGTTGTGGCTGCCGCCCGCGCTGCGCCTGCTGCTGCAGACCTTCGGCGCGACGTCCAACCTGCTGATCCCGGGGCGGCGGATCTTCGGCGACCCGTCGCTCTCCGAGGTGCGGGAGGTCCTGGCGGAGCCGCGGGTGGTGGTGGGCCGTACGACGGTCAGCCGCCGGCAGTGGGTGCTGCCACCGGGTGCCGTGCCGCGGCGGGAGAAGGGCGAGAGCGACCGTTCGCTGCTGTTGCGGCTGGTCGGGTGGCTGGCGGAGCACGGTATGCCGCAGCGGTGCTTCGTCCGCGCCCTGGACCCGCAGTCGGTGATCAGCGGGGAGGTGTGGCGGGTCAAGTCGCGCAAGCCGCTCTATGTGGACTTCGCCAACCTGCTGCTCGTCGGGGTCTTCGAGCGGCTGCTCGCCGCCGGTGCGGGACAGGTGGTGTTCCTCCAGGAGGCGCTGCCCGGCCCCTGCGAGATGCCAGACCACGACGGCAGCGGGCCCCGGGTGACCGAATTCCTCGTCGAGATCAACGAAGGACGGACACGATGA
- a CDS encoding thiopeptide-type bacteriocin biosynthesis protein codes for MSMTNGHADSARLDPATARAADWVCAHVFYDTDQDALLTHCVEPVVNELEQRGLIQRYFFLRYWEGGPHVRLRLLPSRARDRADVAEVAERRLGAFLARSPAPDVVDRSHFAQVAQGLAGLEGRAGHDDVMRPNNTAEFFPYEREHADYGRGPAIAAVERHFCESSRLALSVVSAGTSVEQRALLAFDLVVGVFALCDEVRDRWARHGGPPLPFGSGPEAADVEPRYRAQREQLHARARHTWQLTARPPGNDQRGYWLASVRRLRDELHHLEETGRFAADWAGSPLAEPLDLAATAHPATSLVLLRCAHLVNNRLGLTLWQENQLRFLVGRVLSELPEAQGVA; via the coding sequence ATGAGCATGACGAACGGACACGCCGACAGCGCCCGTCTGGACCCGGCGACCGCACGGGCGGCGGACTGGGTGTGCGCACACGTCTTCTACGACACCGACCAGGACGCCCTCCTGACCCACTGCGTCGAACCGGTGGTGAACGAGCTGGAGCAACGCGGGCTGATCCAGCGGTACTTCTTCCTGCGCTACTGGGAGGGCGGCCCGCATGTGCGGCTGCGACTGCTGCCCTCCCGCGCCCGTGACCGCGCCGACGTGGCCGAGGTGGCAGAGCGTCGCCTCGGCGCGTTCCTCGCACGGTCGCCCGCCCCGGACGTCGTGGACCGCTCCCACTTCGCGCAGGTCGCGCAGGGGCTGGCCGGGCTGGAGGGGCGTGCGGGCCATGACGACGTGATGCGGCCCAACAACACCGCGGAGTTCTTCCCCTACGAACGTGAGCACGCCGACTACGGGCGCGGCCCCGCCATCGCCGCCGTGGAGCGGCACTTCTGCGAGTCGAGCAGGCTGGCGCTGTCGGTGGTGTCGGCGGGCACCTCGGTGGAGCAGCGGGCGTTGCTCGCGTTCGACCTGGTGGTGGGCGTGTTCGCGCTGTGCGACGAGGTCCGCGACCGGTGGGCGCGCCACGGCGGGCCGCCGCTGCCGTTCGGAAGCGGCCCCGAAGCGGCCGATGTCGAGCCGCGCTACCGCGCACAGCGGGAGCAGTTGCACGCGCGGGCCCGGCACACCTGGCAGCTCACGGCCCGACCACCCGGGAACGACCAGCGCGGATACTGGCTGGCGTCGGTGCGACGGCTGCGCGACGAGCTGCACCACCTGGAGGAGACCGGTCGGTTCGCCGCCGACTGGGCGGGCTCCCCCCTGGCGGAACCGCTGGACCTGGCGGCCACCGCCCACCCGGCCACCAGCCTGGTGCTGTTGCGCTGCGCCCATCTGGTGAACAACCGCCTCGGGCTCACGCTGTGGCAGGAGAACCAGTTGCGGTTCCTCGTGGGACGGGTGCTGTCGGAGCTGCCCGAGGCGCAGGGCGTCGCATGA
- a CDS encoding thiopeptide maturation pyridine synthase, with protein sequence MTGSAGASWYSLHVHHHDEAAEPELILGAVRPAFASVEARVRGAWFGRHWLRGPHLRLNFLTEEATWRAHVRPRVRGIVTDYLRARPSTVRLDSAALAPVHERLAELEMEAGPLGPWVADNTVVERPYDHRLQVLGSLRASELLAGFLSDTTDLTFRMYEQLRTAPLSVLALDLMWTTAAAAAIPFEDGRDPIERGVLSLRSHADAFLSRTRDPAVYLTRFDERFRRQEAALGARLREVEATLAEPEGSELPPGSGVAFVREWARAVRRHQRIAQPLLASGDVSMGGAALAPRMPTRRLSEFHRLLQSDHGHRDFLVDDTWFASFRLVMNYLYLHLNRLGLAPVDRGLLCHLASRAVESVHGSSAVASFARYVAASDRSEEPAWRRIGTEWAEGTR encoded by the coding sequence ATGACCGGATCCGCCGGGGCGTCCTGGTACAGCCTCCATGTCCACCACCACGACGAAGCAGCGGAGCCCGAGCTGATCCTGGGCGCCGTCCGGCCGGCGTTCGCCTCGGTGGAGGCGCGGGTACGCGGCGCCTGGTTCGGCCGGCACTGGCTGCGCGGCCCGCATCTCCGCCTCAACTTCCTTACGGAGGAGGCGACATGGCGTGCGCATGTACGCCCCAGGGTGAGGGGCATCGTCACCGACTACCTACGGGCGCGCCCGTCCACCGTCCGCCTGGACTCCGCCGCGCTCGCGCCCGTGCACGAGCGGCTCGCCGAGCTGGAGATGGAGGCCGGGCCGCTTGGGCCGTGGGTGGCGGACAACACCGTCGTGGAGCGCCCGTACGACCACCGGCTGCAGGTGCTCGGCTCGCTCCGCGCGAGCGAACTGCTGGCCGGGTTCCTCTCCGACACCACCGACCTCACGTTCCGGATGTACGAGCAGCTGCGCACCGCCCCGCTGTCCGTATTGGCGCTGGACCTGATGTGGACCACGGCGGCCGCGGCGGCGATCCCGTTCGAGGACGGCAGGGATCCGATCGAGCGGGGCGTGTTGTCGCTGCGCTCGCACGCGGACGCCTTCCTGTCCCGCACCCGCGACCCGGCCGTCTACCTCACCCGCTTCGACGAGCGGTTCCGCAGGCAGGAAGCCGCCCTGGGCGCGCGGCTGCGGGAGGTGGAAGCCACGCTCGCGGAGCCGGAGGGCAGCGAACTCCCGCCGGGCTCCGGAGTGGCATTCGTACGGGAGTGGGCCCGGGCCGTGCGCCGGCACCAGCGGATCGCACAACCGCTGCTCGCTTCGGGCGATGTGTCGATGGGCGGGGCGGCGCTGGCGCCGCGCATGCCGACGCGCAGGCTCAGCGAGTTCCACCGGCTCCTGCAGTCCGACCACGGCCACCGGGACTTCCTCGTCGACGACACCTGGTTCGCGTCGTTCCGCCTGGTGATGAACTACCTCTACCTGCACCTCAACCGGCTGGGGCTGGCGCCCGTGGACCGTGGGCTGCTGTGCCATCTGGCGTCGCGGGCCGTGGAGTCGGTGCACGGCTCTTCGGCCGTCGCCAGTTTCGCCCGGTACGTCGCCGCATCCGACCGGAGCGAGGAGCCCGCGTGGCGGCGGATCGGCACCGAGTGGGCGGAGGGTACGCGCTGA